A single genomic interval of Hevea brasiliensis isolate MT/VB/25A 57/8 chromosome 4, ASM3005281v1, whole genome shotgun sequence harbors:
- the LOC110631939 gene encoding uncharacterized protein LOC110631939 isoform X1 — translation MGSLADDDAYTKPMQDNLNPNFSYTDTQPFDSQIFPSSLPVDEKGGNANKVQLVQNTVPFDDSVPVEDAFETQIVDLGGETQVMDDPVCLEHVDTQLIDDFSSDGEGTDKTEVLDDGGGFSDDESQRRGKRESLDGERSWHTSFEHSEDRLVEQPNENCSSRLDVSPETPTGQVSQEPMPGSIARFTSVRAASLRASGLAARRLALEGTNSESHSPQANNGHSEEHAMKNNGSNGEAWKEVDQVCDTGTGRYNNEVKGLINVHDYKIGRSAVRKLFDEDFFVENEELASNNDNTAGVKEMHQLPTCDDGLAGLSYIDSQEPGESSQANAFACVQRLIEENKALFNEFDLGKNSKGKPNFVSTAKGPQSLAKKTNDRGINEKTGIFDWDDLQEDEGGGDIFCRRKEEFFGSTNLGKRSFIKTQKAKGKQLGGCRENKRKLDVHNEIVVHSDSKIVLHNTKLNKKTTPEAEMNIRKNLVSKFDEQSNIATSVGQLEAGLARNNMPEGLDVGLDTQMAAEAMEALLCGDGIANSDANNVPGNSDSQKGSPGRKVKKSSLSKQCYFGKDYDIEVAPVQSKKTKRIGAKSKKRPPSSPQKHSAIVRNDSDMDLLKSRRKRAKSDVEVSVTNRIKRAAKMPSKMAEGTIESSLHDARDGHHGIALTGSGSVKKQNLPEEFANLTPIAHRTRNSLVATQLKRAENVSSGCGEEANCTIEISALRRNEAGDSVDAEGKSSEVFLAQSGELENFKSKLAATSNGISFPRRRRSCRQKSGQLNGLVNLDAQSKASNQPGIVGKSANMHKRPHSDAKTTSLADLNTKRKTQSSISVCPDPSSLYQNFKGEPSPRSVDKSGSGNAVLSSIFIENGKNNSVDQMGVKEKLPDRKNNAHSSPSTGHEVKVLSNHLPKEVTEPSNSMCTSPANCMTPVNTASPVCISSEYVKQSCKKRLSRSSLMREVSTLCATAREPISAPKDSRKRRDLANVRVLLSHHLDEDIIKQQRKIVDRLKVSIASSITDATHFITDKFVRTRNMLEAIASGKPVVTHLWLENVGRANYYIDEQKYILRDMKKEKELGFNMPVSLAHARQRPLLQGRRVLITPSIKPSKEIVSGLVKAVCGQAVERVGRSTLKDDVVLEDLLVLSCEEDYEVCVPFLEKGAAIYSSELLLNGIVTQKLEYERHQLFVDHVKRTRSTIWMKKGGDSFIPVTKHK, via the exons ATGGGTTCTCTCGCAGACGATGATGCCTATACTAAACCAATGCAAGATAACCTAAATCCCAATTTCTCATATACCGATACTCAGCCCTTTGATTCTCAGATTTTTCCCTCTTCCTTGCCTG TAGATGAAAAAGGTGGCAATGCTAACAAGGTACAATTGGTGCAAAATACTGTACCTTTTGATGACTCTGTTCCAGTTGAAGATGCATTCGAGACCCAAATAGTTGATCTTGGAGGTGAAACGCAAGTAATGGATGATCCTGTTTGCCTTGAACACGTGGACACTCAATTGATAGATGATTTTAGCAGTGATGGTGAAGGAACAGATAAAACTGAAGTTTTGGATGATGGTGGTGGGTTCTCTGATGATGAATCTCAAAGAAGAGGCAAGCGTGAATCATTGGATGGGGAGAGGAGTTGGCATACTTCTTTTGAACACAGTGAGGACAGATTGGTGGAGCAACCCAATGAAAACTGTAGTTCCA GACTTGATGTTTCTCCTGAAACCCCAACCGGTCAAGTCAGCCAAGAACCAATGCCTG GTTCTATTGCAAGATTTACTTCAGTCCGTGCAGCGTCTTTGCGAGCATCTGGTCTAGCAGCTCGCAGACTTGCTTTGGAGGGAACCAACAGTGAGTCTCATTCTCCCCAGGCTAATAATGGGCATTCAGAAGAACATGCTATGAAAAATAATGGGTCAAATGGAGAAGCTTGGAAGGAAGTTGATCAGGTGTGTGATACAGGAACAGGAAGATACAACAATGAAGTGAAGGGATTGATAAATGTGCATGACTATAAGATTGGCCGTTCTGCAGTGAGAAAACTCTTTGATGAGGATTTCTTTGTTGAAAATGAAGAACTTGCTTCCAATAATGATAATACTGCAGGTGTAAAAGAAATGCATCAGTTGCCCACTTGTGATGATGGTCTGGCTGGGTTGAGCTATATCGACTCCCAAGAACCTGGAGAATCATCACAAGCCAATGCATTTGCCTGTGTGCAAAGGTTGATTGAAGAGAACAAGGCCTTGTTCAATGAATTTGACCTGGGAAAGAATAGTAAGGGAAAACCAAATTTTGTTTCAACCGCAAAAGGGCCACAAAGTTTGGCCAAGAAAACCAATGATAGAGGCATCAATGAGAAAACTGGAATTTTTGACTGGGATGATTTACAAGAAGATGAGGGAGGGGGAGATATATTCTGTAGAAGGAAGGAAGAATTTTTTGGTAGTACAAATCTTGGGAAAAGATCTTTTATAAAAACCCAAAAGGCCAAAGGAAAACAACTAGGTGGAtgcagagaaaataaaagaaaattggaTGTCCACAATGAAATAGTTGTTCACTCTGATTCTAAAATAGTGCTGCATAATACAAAACTGAATAAGAAGACAACACCAGAAGCTGAAATGAATATTAGAAAGAATCTAGTTAGCAAGTTTGATGAACAGTCTAATATAGCAACTTCAGTAGGGCAATTGGAAGCTGGTCTTGCCAGGAATAATATGCCAGAAGGGCTTGATGTAGGTTTGGACACTCAAATGGCTGCTGAAGCCATGGAAGCCTTGTTGTGTGGGGATGGAATTGCTAACTCTGATGCTAATAATGTGCCAGGAAATTCAGACTCTCAAAAAGGATCTCCAGGAAGAAAAGTTAAGAAGAGTTCACTTTCAAAGCAATGCTATTTTGGTAAAGACTATGATATTGAGGTTGCCCCAGTACAATCTAAGAAAACAAAGAGGATTGGTGCTAAATCAAAAAAACGACCTCCAAGTTCACCACAGAAGCATTCTGCGATTGTCAGAAATGATTCTGATATGGATCTATTAAAGAGTAGGAGGAAGAGGGCTAAATCTGATGTTGAAGTCTCAGTGACCAATAGGATAAAAAGGGCAGCCAAAATGCCATCTAAAATGGCAGAAGGAACTATTGAAAGCAGCCTACATGATGCACGTGATGGACATCATGGAATTGCTTTAACTGGAAGTGGCTCAGTTAAGAAACAGAACTTACCAGAGGAATTTGCTAATTTGACACCCATTGCTCATCGAACTAGGAATTCCTTGGTTGCCACTCAATTGAAAAGAGCTGAGAATGTGTCTAGTGGTTGTGGAGAAGAAGCAAACTGTACAATTGAGATTAGTGCCCTCAGACGAAATGAAGCTGGTGACAGTGTTGATGCTGAAGGGAAATCTTCAGAAGTGTTTTTGGCACAATCTGGGGAGCTTGAAAATTTCAAGTCGAAATTGGCAGCTACAAGTAATGGCATCAGTTTCCCAAGAAGAAGAAGATCTTGTCGACAAAAATCAGGTCAGCTTAATGGACTGGTCAACTTAGATGCTCAGTCCAAGGCATCTAATCAGCCAGGTATTGTTGGAAAGTCTGCAAATATGCATAAAAGGCCACATAGCGATGCTAAAACCACCAGTCTTGCTGATTTAAACACAAAGAGAAAAACTCAATCCTCCATTTCTGTTTGCCCAGACCCATCTTCCTTGTACCAAAATTTCAAAGGAGAACCATCACCGAGAAGTGTAGATAAATCAGGTTCAGGCAATGCTGTTCTCAGTTCTATTTTCATTGAGAATGGGAAGAATAATTCTGTTGATCAAATGGGAGTAAAGGAAAAATTACCTGACAGAAAGAATAATGCACATTCATCACCATCTACTGGACATGAAGTAAAAGTACTTTCAAATCATTTACCAAAGGAGGTAACTGAACCATCTAATTCAATGTGTACGTCCCCAGCTAACTGTATGACCCCTGTGAATACTGCATCACCTGTCTGTATCAGTAGTGAATATGTTAAGCAATCATGCAAGAAGAGGCTCTCTAGATCAAGCCTCATGAGAGAAGTTAGTACCTTGTGTGCTACAGCACGAGAACCTATTTCTGCACCAAAAGATTCAAGGAAGAGAAGAGATTTGGCTAATGTTAGAGTGTTGCTAAGCCACCACTTGGATGAGGATATAATTAAGCAGCAGAGAAAG ATTGTGGACCGGCTTAAAGTTTCCATAGCATCCTCTATTACAGATGCAACACACTTTATTACTGATAAGTTTGTGCGTACAAGGAATATGTTGGAAGCCATTGCTTCTGGCAAGCCAGTGGTAACACATTTATGGCTTGAGAATGTGGGACGGGCTAATTATTATATTGATGAGCAAAAATACATACTCAGGGacatgaaaaaggaaaaagagcTTGGTTTTAACATGCCAGTTTCATTGGCACATGCACGTCAACGTCCACTTCTGCAg GGTCGAAGAGTTTTGATCACTCccagcataaagccaagtaaagaaATTGTTTCAGGCTTGGTTAAAGCAGTTTGTGGTCAG GCGGTGGAGAGAGTTGGCAGATCTACTCTTAAGGATGATGTTGTCCTAGAAGATCTGTTGGTTTTATCCTGTGAAGAGGATTATGAAGTTTGTGTACCTTTCCTCGAAAAAG GGGCAGCTATTTACAGTTCAGAGCTGCTACTAAATGGGATTGTTACTCAGAAGCTGGAATATGAAAG GCATCAGCTCTTTGTAGATCACGTGAAGAGAACTCGTTCTACAATATGGATGAAAAAAGGAGGTGATAGTTTCATTCCTGTCACAAAGCATAAATAg
- the LOC110631939 gene encoding uncharacterized protein LOC110631939 isoform X2 yields the protein MGSLADDDAYTKPMQDNLNPNFSYTDTQPFDSQIFPSSLPDEKGGNANKVQLVQNTVPFDDSVPVEDAFETQIVDLGGETQVMDDPVCLEHVDTQLIDDFSSDGEGTDKTEVLDDGGGFSDDESQRRGKRESLDGERSWHTSFEHSEDRLVEQPNENCSSRLDVSPETPTGQVSQEPMPGSIARFTSVRAASLRASGLAARRLALEGTNSESHSPQANNGHSEEHAMKNNGSNGEAWKEVDQVCDTGTGRYNNEVKGLINVHDYKIGRSAVRKLFDEDFFVENEELASNNDNTAGVKEMHQLPTCDDGLAGLSYIDSQEPGESSQANAFACVQRLIEENKALFNEFDLGKNSKGKPNFVSTAKGPQSLAKKTNDRGINEKTGIFDWDDLQEDEGGGDIFCRRKEEFFGSTNLGKRSFIKTQKAKGKQLGGCRENKRKLDVHNEIVVHSDSKIVLHNTKLNKKTTPEAEMNIRKNLVSKFDEQSNIATSVGQLEAGLARNNMPEGLDVGLDTQMAAEAMEALLCGDGIANSDANNVPGNSDSQKGSPGRKVKKSSLSKQCYFGKDYDIEVAPVQSKKTKRIGAKSKKRPPSSPQKHSAIVRNDSDMDLLKSRRKRAKSDVEVSVTNRIKRAAKMPSKMAEGTIESSLHDARDGHHGIALTGSGSVKKQNLPEEFANLTPIAHRTRNSLVATQLKRAENVSSGCGEEANCTIEISALRRNEAGDSVDAEGKSSEVFLAQSGELENFKSKLAATSNGISFPRRRRSCRQKSGQLNGLVNLDAQSKASNQPGIVGKSANMHKRPHSDAKTTSLADLNTKRKTQSSISVCPDPSSLYQNFKGEPSPRSVDKSGSGNAVLSSIFIENGKNNSVDQMGVKEKLPDRKNNAHSSPSTGHEVKVLSNHLPKEVTEPSNSMCTSPANCMTPVNTASPVCISSEYVKQSCKKRLSRSSLMREVSTLCATAREPISAPKDSRKRRDLANVRVLLSHHLDEDIIKQQRKIVDRLKVSIASSITDATHFITDKFVRTRNMLEAIASGKPVVTHLWLENVGRANYYIDEQKYILRDMKKEKELGFNMPVSLAHARQRPLLQGRRVLITPSIKPSKEIVSGLVKAVCGQAVERVGRSTLKDDVVLEDLLVLSCEEDYEVCVPFLEKGAAIYSSELLLNGIVTQKLEYERHQLFVDHVKRTRSTIWMKKGGDSFIPVTKHK from the exons ATGGGTTCTCTCGCAGACGATGATGCCTATACTAAACCAATGCAAGATAACCTAAATCCCAATTTCTCATATACCGATACTCAGCCCTTTGATTCTCAGATTTTTCCCTCTTCCTTGCCTG ATGAAAAAGGTGGCAATGCTAACAAGGTACAATTGGTGCAAAATACTGTACCTTTTGATGACTCTGTTCCAGTTGAAGATGCATTCGAGACCCAAATAGTTGATCTTGGAGGTGAAACGCAAGTAATGGATGATCCTGTTTGCCTTGAACACGTGGACACTCAATTGATAGATGATTTTAGCAGTGATGGTGAAGGAACAGATAAAACTGAAGTTTTGGATGATGGTGGTGGGTTCTCTGATGATGAATCTCAAAGAAGAGGCAAGCGTGAATCATTGGATGGGGAGAGGAGTTGGCATACTTCTTTTGAACACAGTGAGGACAGATTGGTGGAGCAACCCAATGAAAACTGTAGTTCCA GACTTGATGTTTCTCCTGAAACCCCAACCGGTCAAGTCAGCCAAGAACCAATGCCTG GTTCTATTGCAAGATTTACTTCAGTCCGTGCAGCGTCTTTGCGAGCATCTGGTCTAGCAGCTCGCAGACTTGCTTTGGAGGGAACCAACAGTGAGTCTCATTCTCCCCAGGCTAATAATGGGCATTCAGAAGAACATGCTATGAAAAATAATGGGTCAAATGGAGAAGCTTGGAAGGAAGTTGATCAGGTGTGTGATACAGGAACAGGAAGATACAACAATGAAGTGAAGGGATTGATAAATGTGCATGACTATAAGATTGGCCGTTCTGCAGTGAGAAAACTCTTTGATGAGGATTTCTTTGTTGAAAATGAAGAACTTGCTTCCAATAATGATAATACTGCAGGTGTAAAAGAAATGCATCAGTTGCCCACTTGTGATGATGGTCTGGCTGGGTTGAGCTATATCGACTCCCAAGAACCTGGAGAATCATCACAAGCCAATGCATTTGCCTGTGTGCAAAGGTTGATTGAAGAGAACAAGGCCTTGTTCAATGAATTTGACCTGGGAAAGAATAGTAAGGGAAAACCAAATTTTGTTTCAACCGCAAAAGGGCCACAAAGTTTGGCCAAGAAAACCAATGATAGAGGCATCAATGAGAAAACTGGAATTTTTGACTGGGATGATTTACAAGAAGATGAGGGAGGGGGAGATATATTCTGTAGAAGGAAGGAAGAATTTTTTGGTAGTACAAATCTTGGGAAAAGATCTTTTATAAAAACCCAAAAGGCCAAAGGAAAACAACTAGGTGGAtgcagagaaaataaaagaaaattggaTGTCCACAATGAAATAGTTGTTCACTCTGATTCTAAAATAGTGCTGCATAATACAAAACTGAATAAGAAGACAACACCAGAAGCTGAAATGAATATTAGAAAGAATCTAGTTAGCAAGTTTGATGAACAGTCTAATATAGCAACTTCAGTAGGGCAATTGGAAGCTGGTCTTGCCAGGAATAATATGCCAGAAGGGCTTGATGTAGGTTTGGACACTCAAATGGCTGCTGAAGCCATGGAAGCCTTGTTGTGTGGGGATGGAATTGCTAACTCTGATGCTAATAATGTGCCAGGAAATTCAGACTCTCAAAAAGGATCTCCAGGAAGAAAAGTTAAGAAGAGTTCACTTTCAAAGCAATGCTATTTTGGTAAAGACTATGATATTGAGGTTGCCCCAGTACAATCTAAGAAAACAAAGAGGATTGGTGCTAAATCAAAAAAACGACCTCCAAGTTCACCACAGAAGCATTCTGCGATTGTCAGAAATGATTCTGATATGGATCTATTAAAGAGTAGGAGGAAGAGGGCTAAATCTGATGTTGAAGTCTCAGTGACCAATAGGATAAAAAGGGCAGCCAAAATGCCATCTAAAATGGCAGAAGGAACTATTGAAAGCAGCCTACATGATGCACGTGATGGACATCATGGAATTGCTTTAACTGGAAGTGGCTCAGTTAAGAAACAGAACTTACCAGAGGAATTTGCTAATTTGACACCCATTGCTCATCGAACTAGGAATTCCTTGGTTGCCACTCAATTGAAAAGAGCTGAGAATGTGTCTAGTGGTTGTGGAGAAGAAGCAAACTGTACAATTGAGATTAGTGCCCTCAGACGAAATGAAGCTGGTGACAGTGTTGATGCTGAAGGGAAATCTTCAGAAGTGTTTTTGGCACAATCTGGGGAGCTTGAAAATTTCAAGTCGAAATTGGCAGCTACAAGTAATGGCATCAGTTTCCCAAGAAGAAGAAGATCTTGTCGACAAAAATCAGGTCAGCTTAATGGACTGGTCAACTTAGATGCTCAGTCCAAGGCATCTAATCAGCCAGGTATTGTTGGAAAGTCTGCAAATATGCATAAAAGGCCACATAGCGATGCTAAAACCACCAGTCTTGCTGATTTAAACACAAAGAGAAAAACTCAATCCTCCATTTCTGTTTGCCCAGACCCATCTTCCTTGTACCAAAATTTCAAAGGAGAACCATCACCGAGAAGTGTAGATAAATCAGGTTCAGGCAATGCTGTTCTCAGTTCTATTTTCATTGAGAATGGGAAGAATAATTCTGTTGATCAAATGGGAGTAAAGGAAAAATTACCTGACAGAAAGAATAATGCACATTCATCACCATCTACTGGACATGAAGTAAAAGTACTTTCAAATCATTTACCAAAGGAGGTAACTGAACCATCTAATTCAATGTGTACGTCCCCAGCTAACTGTATGACCCCTGTGAATACTGCATCACCTGTCTGTATCAGTAGTGAATATGTTAAGCAATCATGCAAGAAGAGGCTCTCTAGATCAAGCCTCATGAGAGAAGTTAGTACCTTGTGTGCTACAGCACGAGAACCTATTTCTGCACCAAAAGATTCAAGGAAGAGAAGAGATTTGGCTAATGTTAGAGTGTTGCTAAGCCACCACTTGGATGAGGATATAATTAAGCAGCAGAGAAAG ATTGTGGACCGGCTTAAAGTTTCCATAGCATCCTCTATTACAGATGCAACACACTTTATTACTGATAAGTTTGTGCGTACAAGGAATATGTTGGAAGCCATTGCTTCTGGCAAGCCAGTGGTAACACATTTATGGCTTGAGAATGTGGGACGGGCTAATTATTATATTGATGAGCAAAAATACATACTCAGGGacatgaaaaaggaaaaagagcTTGGTTTTAACATGCCAGTTTCATTGGCACATGCACGTCAACGTCCACTTCTGCAg GGTCGAAGAGTTTTGATCACTCccagcataaagccaagtaaagaaATTGTTTCAGGCTTGGTTAAAGCAGTTTGTGGTCAG GCGGTGGAGAGAGTTGGCAGATCTACTCTTAAGGATGATGTTGTCCTAGAAGATCTGTTGGTTTTATCCTGTGAAGAGGATTATGAAGTTTGTGTACCTTTCCTCGAAAAAG GGGCAGCTATTTACAGTTCAGAGCTGCTACTAAATGGGATTGTTACTCAGAAGCTGGAATATGAAAG GCATCAGCTCTTTGTAGATCACGTGAAGAGAACTCGTTCTACAATATGGATGAAAAAAGGAGGTGATAGTTTCATTCCTGTCACAAAGCATAAATAg
- the LOC110631939 gene encoding uncharacterized protein LOC110631939 isoform X3, with product MGSLADDDAYTKPMQDNLNPNFSYTDTQPFDSQIFPSSLPVEDAFETQIVDLGGETQVMDDPVCLEHVDTQLIDDFSSDGEGTDKTEVLDDGGGFSDDESQRRGKRESLDGERSWHTSFEHSEDRLVEQPNENCSSRLDVSPETPTGQVSQEPMPGSIARFTSVRAASLRASGLAARRLALEGTNSESHSPQANNGHSEEHAMKNNGSNGEAWKEVDQVCDTGTGRYNNEVKGLINVHDYKIGRSAVRKLFDEDFFVENEELASNNDNTAGVKEMHQLPTCDDGLAGLSYIDSQEPGESSQANAFACVQRLIEENKALFNEFDLGKNSKGKPNFVSTAKGPQSLAKKTNDRGINEKTGIFDWDDLQEDEGGGDIFCRRKEEFFGSTNLGKRSFIKTQKAKGKQLGGCRENKRKLDVHNEIVVHSDSKIVLHNTKLNKKTTPEAEMNIRKNLVSKFDEQSNIATSVGQLEAGLARNNMPEGLDVGLDTQMAAEAMEALLCGDGIANSDANNVPGNSDSQKGSPGRKVKKSSLSKQCYFGKDYDIEVAPVQSKKTKRIGAKSKKRPPSSPQKHSAIVRNDSDMDLLKSRRKRAKSDVEVSVTNRIKRAAKMPSKMAEGTIESSLHDARDGHHGIALTGSGSVKKQNLPEEFANLTPIAHRTRNSLVATQLKRAENVSSGCGEEANCTIEISALRRNEAGDSVDAEGKSSEVFLAQSGELENFKSKLAATSNGISFPRRRRSCRQKSGQLNGLVNLDAQSKASNQPGIVGKSANMHKRPHSDAKTTSLADLNTKRKTQSSISVCPDPSSLYQNFKGEPSPRSVDKSGSGNAVLSSIFIENGKNNSVDQMGVKEKLPDRKNNAHSSPSTGHEVKVLSNHLPKEVTEPSNSMCTSPANCMTPVNTASPVCISSEYVKQSCKKRLSRSSLMREVSTLCATAREPISAPKDSRKRRDLANVRVLLSHHLDEDIIKQQRKIVDRLKVSIASSITDATHFITDKFVRTRNMLEAIASGKPVVTHLWLENVGRANYYIDEQKYILRDMKKEKELGFNMPVSLAHARQRPLLQGRRVLITPSIKPSKEIVSGLVKAVCGQAVERVGRSTLKDDVVLEDLLVLSCEEDYEVCVPFLEKGAAIYSSELLLNGIVTQKLEYERHQLFVDHVKRTRSTIWMKKGGDSFIPVTKHK from the exons ATGGGTTCTCTCGCAGACGATGATGCCTATACTAAACCAATGCAAGATAACCTAAATCCCAATTTCTCATATACCGATACTCAGCCCTTTGATTCTCAGATTTTTCCCTCTTCCTTGCCTG TTGAAGATGCATTCGAGACCCAAATAGTTGATCTTGGAGGTGAAACGCAAGTAATGGATGATCCTGTTTGCCTTGAACACGTGGACACTCAATTGATAGATGATTTTAGCAGTGATGGTGAAGGAACAGATAAAACTGAAGTTTTGGATGATGGTGGTGGGTTCTCTGATGATGAATCTCAAAGAAGAGGCAAGCGTGAATCATTGGATGGGGAGAGGAGTTGGCATACTTCTTTTGAACACAGTGAGGACAGATTGGTGGAGCAACCCAATGAAAACTGTAGTTCCA GACTTGATGTTTCTCCTGAAACCCCAACCGGTCAAGTCAGCCAAGAACCAATGCCTG GTTCTATTGCAAGATTTACTTCAGTCCGTGCAGCGTCTTTGCGAGCATCTGGTCTAGCAGCTCGCAGACTTGCTTTGGAGGGAACCAACAGTGAGTCTCATTCTCCCCAGGCTAATAATGGGCATTCAGAAGAACATGCTATGAAAAATAATGGGTCAAATGGAGAAGCTTGGAAGGAAGTTGATCAGGTGTGTGATACAGGAACAGGAAGATACAACAATGAAGTGAAGGGATTGATAAATGTGCATGACTATAAGATTGGCCGTTCTGCAGTGAGAAAACTCTTTGATGAGGATTTCTTTGTTGAAAATGAAGAACTTGCTTCCAATAATGATAATACTGCAGGTGTAAAAGAAATGCATCAGTTGCCCACTTGTGATGATGGTCTGGCTGGGTTGAGCTATATCGACTCCCAAGAACCTGGAGAATCATCACAAGCCAATGCATTTGCCTGTGTGCAAAGGTTGATTGAAGAGAACAAGGCCTTGTTCAATGAATTTGACCTGGGAAAGAATAGTAAGGGAAAACCAAATTTTGTTTCAACCGCAAAAGGGCCACAAAGTTTGGCCAAGAAAACCAATGATAGAGGCATCAATGAGAAAACTGGAATTTTTGACTGGGATGATTTACAAGAAGATGAGGGAGGGGGAGATATATTCTGTAGAAGGAAGGAAGAATTTTTTGGTAGTACAAATCTTGGGAAAAGATCTTTTATAAAAACCCAAAAGGCCAAAGGAAAACAACTAGGTGGAtgcagagaaaataaaagaaaattggaTGTCCACAATGAAATAGTTGTTCACTCTGATTCTAAAATAGTGCTGCATAATACAAAACTGAATAAGAAGACAACACCAGAAGCTGAAATGAATATTAGAAAGAATCTAGTTAGCAAGTTTGATGAACAGTCTAATATAGCAACTTCAGTAGGGCAATTGGAAGCTGGTCTTGCCAGGAATAATATGCCAGAAGGGCTTGATGTAGGTTTGGACACTCAAATGGCTGCTGAAGCCATGGAAGCCTTGTTGTGTGGGGATGGAATTGCTAACTCTGATGCTAATAATGTGCCAGGAAATTCAGACTCTCAAAAAGGATCTCCAGGAAGAAAAGTTAAGAAGAGTTCACTTTCAAAGCAATGCTATTTTGGTAAAGACTATGATATTGAGGTTGCCCCAGTACAATCTAAGAAAACAAAGAGGATTGGTGCTAAATCAAAAAAACGACCTCCAAGTTCACCACAGAAGCATTCTGCGATTGTCAGAAATGATTCTGATATGGATCTATTAAAGAGTAGGAGGAAGAGGGCTAAATCTGATGTTGAAGTCTCAGTGACCAATAGGATAAAAAGGGCAGCCAAAATGCCATCTAAAATGGCAGAAGGAACTATTGAAAGCAGCCTACATGATGCACGTGATGGACATCATGGAATTGCTTTAACTGGAAGTGGCTCAGTTAAGAAACAGAACTTACCAGAGGAATTTGCTAATTTGACACCCATTGCTCATCGAACTAGGAATTCCTTGGTTGCCACTCAATTGAAAAGAGCTGAGAATGTGTCTAGTGGTTGTGGAGAAGAAGCAAACTGTACAATTGAGATTAGTGCCCTCAGACGAAATGAAGCTGGTGACAGTGTTGATGCTGAAGGGAAATCTTCAGAAGTGTTTTTGGCACAATCTGGGGAGCTTGAAAATTTCAAGTCGAAATTGGCAGCTACAAGTAATGGCATCAGTTTCCCAAGAAGAAGAAGATCTTGTCGACAAAAATCAGGTCAGCTTAATGGACTGGTCAACTTAGATGCTCAGTCCAAGGCATCTAATCAGCCAGGTATTGTTGGAAAGTCTGCAAATATGCATAAAAGGCCACATAGCGATGCTAAAACCACCAGTCTTGCTGATTTAAACACAAAGAGAAAAACTCAATCCTCCATTTCTGTTTGCCCAGACCCATCTTCCTTGTACCAAAATTTCAAAGGAGAACCATCACCGAGAAGTGTAGATAAATCAGGTTCAGGCAATGCTGTTCTCAGTTCTATTTTCATTGAGAATGGGAAGAATAATTCTGTTGATCAAATGGGAGTAAAGGAAAAATTACCTGACAGAAAGAATAATGCACATTCATCACCATCTACTGGACATGAAGTAAAAGTACTTTCAAATCATTTACCAAAGGAGGTAACTGAACCATCTAATTCAATGTGTACGTCCCCAGCTAACTGTATGACCCCTGTGAATACTGCATCACCTGTCTGTATCAGTAGTGAATATGTTAAGCAATCATGCAAGAAGAGGCTCTCTAGATCAAGCCTCATGAGAGAAGTTAGTACCTTGTGTGCTACAGCACGAGAACCTATTTCTGCACCAAAAGATTCAAGGAAGAGAAGAGATTTGGCTAATGTTAGAGTGTTGCTAAGCCACCACTTGGATGAGGATATAATTAAGCAGCAGAGAAAG ATTGTGGACCGGCTTAAAGTTTCCATAGCATCCTCTATTACAGATGCAACACACTTTATTACTGATAAGTTTGTGCGTACAAGGAATATGTTGGAAGCCATTGCTTCTGGCAAGCCAGTGGTAACACATTTATGGCTTGAGAATGTGGGACGGGCTAATTATTATATTGATGAGCAAAAATACATACTCAGGGacatgaaaaaggaaaaagagcTTGGTTTTAACATGCCAGTTTCATTGGCACATGCACGTCAACGTCCACTTCTGCAg GGTCGAAGAGTTTTGATCACTCccagcataaagccaagtaaagaaATTGTTTCAGGCTTGGTTAAAGCAGTTTGTGGTCAG GCGGTGGAGAGAGTTGGCAGATCTACTCTTAAGGATGATGTTGTCCTAGAAGATCTGTTGGTTTTATCCTGTGAAGAGGATTATGAAGTTTGTGTACCTTTCCTCGAAAAAG GGGCAGCTATTTACAGTTCAGAGCTGCTACTAAATGGGATTGTTACTCAGAAGCTGGAATATGAAAG GCATCAGCTCTTTGTAGATCACGTGAAGAGAACTCGTTCTACAATATGGATGAAAAAAGGAGGTGATAGTTTCATTCCTGTCACAAAGCATAAATAg